One window of Peteryoungia desertarenae genomic DNA carries:
- a CDS encoding PAS domain-containing sensor histidine kinase — MSNVQRVTAADERLRLKLSVFSAFFRAIGRAWRDETPMLDREPSRRERVIEIVLRRAIPLLILAFLTVVAMARFVGIVSEHGRMETSVHQTTSLIAAVAAASLAPRADIFSRSDRQMAEQAMATYLPQDRVVDGVLVLLVDTNGRIFASSASGAGHVGLTIGALLPEIGTVKEGGDRAVALDVDILGKPFYAVVTSLGTDGGLVLVAHDLQPVMDFWRNEVSLNLTLFAAIALTLLGILYAYFHQVKRAREADDGFLESHLRVETALSRGRCGLWDFNLTDRKLNWSRSMFEMLGLPPSTEALSFADAARLMHPSDGNIFALARAVGRSKSRQIDQVFRMRHAQGHYVWLRARAQVITSNTGSLHVIGIAMDVTEQHRLAQRYAEADQRLADAIECTSEAFVLWDKNGKLVMCNGHFQQVYGLPDSVLVPGAERATVLAAATRPIIQRRIAEPDLGTNSRTTEVQLADERWLQINERTTRDGGLVSVGTDITQLKRQQDRLRDQEKRLMATINDLSASQRILERQKTALSDANEKYLTEKQRAEAANKAKSEFLANMSHELRTPLNAILGFSEILLAGMFGPIGSPKYQEYAKDIHESGKHLLNVINDILDMSKIEAGQMKIRCETIDLGSLIEESLRLTAIPAADKGITVEPRITSGLSLVADRRSMKQILLNILSNAVKFTDEGGRIALRARKIDGAITVTIADTGIGIPKSAISKIGNPFEQVQSQYAKSRGGSGLGLAISRSLVALHGGALRIRSREGQGTVVSLRIPDADGALMVQRKRA; from the coding sequence ATGTCGAACGTGCAGCGGGTCACCGCAGCCGATGAGCGGTTGCGTCTGAAACTGTCGGTCTTTTCAGCGTTTTTTCGGGCGATTGGTCGGGCATGGCGTGATGAGACACCCATGCTGGATCGCGAGCCATCGCGCCGCGAGCGCGTGATCGAAATCGTGTTGCGGCGGGCCATCCCGCTGCTCATCCTCGCCTTCCTTACCGTCGTTGCCATGGCGCGTTTCGTCGGGATCGTCTCCGAACACGGGCGGATGGAAACATCCGTACATCAGACGACATCGCTGATTGCCGCCGTTGCCGCCGCCAGTCTTGCACCCCGCGCGGACATCTTCTCGCGCAGTGATCGCCAGATGGCCGAGCAGGCCATGGCCACCTACCTTCCCCAGGATCGGGTCGTCGATGGTGTGCTCGTTCTGCTGGTCGACACCAATGGGCGGATCTTTGCAAGCTCCGCTTCCGGGGCGGGCCATGTCGGGCTGACGATCGGCGCGCTCTTGCCGGAGATCGGAACCGTCAAGGAGGGTGGTGATCGTGCCGTTGCCCTGGACGTCGATATCCTCGGCAAACCCTTTTATGCCGTCGTCACATCGCTTGGAACCGATGGTGGTCTTGTTCTGGTTGCGCATGATCTGCAGCCGGTCATGGATTTCTGGCGCAACGAGGTCTCGCTCAATCTCACCCTCTTCGCCGCCATTGCGCTGACGCTGCTTGGCATTCTCTACGCCTATTTCCATCAGGTAAAGCGTGCCCGCGAGGCCGATGACGGGTTTCTGGAATCCCATCTTCGTGTCGAGACGGCCTTGTCGCGGGGTCGCTGCGGCCTCTGGGACTTCAACCTCACTGATCGCAAGCTCAATTGGTCGCGCTCGATGTTCGAAATGCTCGGCCTGCCGCCGTCGACGGAAGCGCTCTCCTTTGCTGATGCAGCGCGGCTCATGCATCCGTCCGACGGCAATATCTTTGCGCTTGCACGGGCGGTGGGGCGCAGCAAGTCGCGCCAGATCGACCAGGTCTTCCGCATGCGCCATGCCCAGGGCCATTATGTCTGGCTGCGCGCCCGCGCCCAGGTGATCACCTCCAATACCGGCAGCCTGCATGTCATCGGCATCGCCATGGATGTCACCGAGCAGCATCGTCTCGCCCAGCGCTATGCCGAAGCGGATCAGCGGCTTGCAGACGCCATCGAATGCACCTCCGAGGCCTTTGTGCTCTGGGACAAGAACGGCAAGCTCGTGATGTGCAACGGACATTTCCAGCAGGTCTATGGGCTGCCCGATTCCGTCCTTGTTCCCGGCGCCGAGCGCGCCACGGTGCTGGCGGCTGCAACGCGACCGATCATCCAGCGGCGCATTGCCGAGCCCGATCTGGGTACCAATTCGCGCACGACAGAGGTCCAGCTTGCCGACGAGCGCTGGCTCCAGATCAACGAGCGCACGACACGGGACGGTGGTCTCGTTTCGGTTGGTACCGACATCACCCAGCTGAAGCGTCAGCAGGATCGGCTGCGCGACCAGGAAAAGCGGCTGATGGCGACAATCAACGATCTGTCCGCCTCCCAACGCATCCTGGAACGCCAGAAAACCGCGCTTTCCGATGCCAACGAGAAGTATCTCACGGAAAAACAGCGCGCCGAGGCCGCCAACAAGGCAAAATCCGAATTCCTCGCCAATATGTCCCACGAGCTTCGCACACCGCTCAACGCGATCCTGGGCTTTTCGGAAATCCTGCTGGCAGGCATGTTCGGTCCGATCGGGTCGCCCAAGTATCAGGAATATGCCAAGGACATTCACGAGAGCGGCAAGCATCTGCTGAATGTCATCAACGACATTCTCGACATGTCGAAGATCGAAGCCGGGCAGATGAAGATCCGCTGCGAGACCATCGACCTTGGCTCGCTGATCGAGGAAAGCCTGCGACTGACCGCCATTCCAGCCGCCGACAAGGGGATCACGGTCGAGCCCAGGATTACCAGCGGTCTTTCCCTCGTTGCCGACCGCCGCTCGATGAAGCAGATCCTGCTCAACATCCTGTCCAACGCCGTGAAATTCACCGATGAAGGCGGGCGTATCGCCCTTCGGGCCCGAAAGATCGACGGCGCCATCACCGTCACCATCGCCGACACCGGCATCGGCATTCCGAAATCCGCGATCAGCAAGATCGGCAATCCGTTCGAGCAGGTGCAAAGCCAATATGCCAAATCACGCGGCGGCTCGGGTCTCGGCCTTGCGATTTCCCGCTCCCTCGTTGCCCTGCATGGCGGAGCATTGCGCATCCGCTCCCGCGAAGGTCAGGGCACGGTCGTGTCGCTGCGTATTCCTGATGCGGATGGCGCCCTCATGGTTCAGCGCAAGCGCGCTTGA
- a CDS encoding sensor histidine kinase, whose product MAKTSRLGMLFKSTAVRLSALYILLFALCAGFLVIYVTGLSERILFNQTRDSLMEEVQEIDRAYERGGIPLLIRTMERRSRQPGANLYVIAGPAGQILAGNVAALQPGTFDKEGWTRFPFAYERYNEIGDKRRHVAVGHVLNLDNGMRVLVGRDLGEPGKLRLLVRQALMVALLIMGVGALIIWFAIGRNALKRIDRVSAASQKIVAGDLSQRLPVSGSGDEFDRLSSSLNEMLGRIEKLNEGLRQVSDNIAHDLKTPLTRLRNKAADALGTSDDGTRRGALEAIIAESDQLIRTFNALLMISRVEAGSIAAELSEIDLSAIAADSVELYEPVADDAGQRLTADVVPGLSVRGNRELIGQAISNLIDNAIKYSAEEGREGQITLKVAKRGGGIVLSVADQGPGIPSDMREEVVKRFVRLDKSRSKPGTGLGLSLVEAIMALHGGRLELSDTRTDGTEPRGLTVTMVFPAVTP is encoded by the coding sequence ATGGCCAAGACCAGTCGCCTCGGTATGCTGTTCAAGTCGACGGCAGTGCGGCTGTCGGCGCTTTACATCCTGCTTTTTGCGCTCTGTGCCGGCTTCCTCGTCATCTATGTGACGGGTCTTTCGGAGCGCATCCTGTTCAACCAGACCCGCGACAGTTTGATGGAGGAAGTGCAGGAAATCGACCGCGCCTATGAACGGGGCGGCATTCCGCTTCTGATCCGCACCATGGAGCGCCGCTCGCGTCAGCCTGGTGCAAATCTCTATGTCATTGCAGGGCCGGCCGGACAGATCCTTGCGGGCAATGTTGCTGCCCTCCAGCCCGGCACCTTCGACAAGGAGGGCTGGACGCGTTTTCCCTTTGCCTATGAGCGTTACAACGAGATCGGTGACAAGCGCCGCCATGTGGCGGTGGGGCATGTGTTGAACCTCGACAATGGCATGCGCGTGCTCGTCGGGCGCGACCTTGGCGAACCGGGCAAACTCCGGCTGCTCGTCCGTCAGGCGCTGATGGTGGCATTGCTGATCATGGGTGTCGGTGCGCTGATCATTTGGTTTGCCATTGGCCGCAATGCGCTGAAGCGGATCGACCGGGTGTCTGCGGCAAGCCAGAAGATCGTCGCCGGTGATCTGTCACAACGCCTGCCGGTCTCCGGTTCTGGCGACGAGTTCGATCGGCTCTCGTCCTCGCTGAATGAAATGCTGGGGCGGATCGAAAAGCTGAACGAGGGCCTGCGGCAGGTTTCCGACAACATCGCCCATGACCTGAAGACACCGTTGACGCGGCTGCGCAACAAGGCCGCCGATGCTCTGGGGACCTCCGATGACGGCACGCGGCGCGGCGCGCTGGAGGCGATCATCGCCGAATCCGACCAGTTGATCCGCACCTTCAACGCGCTTTTGATGATCAGCCGTGTCGAAGCGGGTTCGATTGCCGCCGAACTGAGCGAGATCGATCTCTCGGCAATCGCAGCCGACAGTGTCGAACTTTACGAGCCGGTTGCCGATGATGCCGGCCAGCGACTGACTGCCGATGTCGTGCCGGGGCTGTCCGTGCGCGGCAACCGGGAACTGATCGGTCAGGCGATTTCCAACCTGATCGACAATGCGATCAAATATTCGGCTGAGGAAGGCCGAGAGGGCCAAATCACCCTCAAGGTGGCAAAACGCGGCGGTGGCATTGTGCTGTCTGTCGCCGACCAAGGGCCAGGCATTCCAAGCGACATGCGCGAGGAAGTGGTCAAACGCTTCGTCCGGCTCGACAAGAGCCGCTCCAAGCCGGGAACGGGCCTTGGCCTGTCGCTGGTCGAGGCCATCATGGCGTTGCATGGCGGCAGGCTGGAACTGTCCGACACGCGAACGGACGGGACAGAGCCACGCGGCCTGACCGTTACCATGGTGTTTCCCGCCGTGACCCCTTAA
- a CDS encoding Do family serine endopeptidase, which yields MFLKNDRTRLKTILKNSTAAGLAVALLAGPVPAFVTPAFAEPVSVQAPQVPSFADVVEAVQPAVVSVRVQSNIQNTSARSESFGFGGRSFEDLPDELQRFFREFGMPGMPESRPDRSPRGERGEGRMRPTSQGSGFFISEDGYIVTNNHVIDDGQMFTIVMNDGTELDAKLVGKDSRTDLALLKVDDPQRKFTYVKFDEDTPVRVGDWVVAVGNPFGLGGTVTAGIISASGRDIGSGPYDDYIQIDAAVNRGNSGGPAFNLSGEVVGINTAIFSPSGGNVGIAFAIPASVATDVIAKLKETGTVSRGWLGVQIQPVTQDIADSLGLSEAQGALVVAPQAGSPGEKAGIREGDVVTAVNGEPVEDPRDLARRIAAFAPNTTVDVSLWRDGKSMEVKVDLGELPTEQAMAGTSEDTGVPATEQALAGLGLSVRPAEDGAGLSIVTVDPDSEAADKGLQTGEKITSVNNQEVSSAADVARVLDQAKKDGRTRALFQIQSENGSRFVALPVDQG from the coding sequence ATGTTTCTTAAGAACGATCGCACCCGCCTCAAGACCATTCTCAAGAACTCAACGGCCGCTGGTTTGGCAGTCGCCTTGCTCGCCGGCCCGGTCCCGGCTTTCGTGACGCCCGCCTTTGCGGAGCCCGTCTCGGTTCAGGCCCCGCAGGTGCCAAGTTTTGCCGATGTCGTTGAAGCCGTCCAGCCGGCTGTCGTCTCGGTCCGCGTTCAGTCCAACATCCAGAATACATCCGCTCGCAGCGAATCCTTCGGCTTTGGCGGCCGCAGCTTTGAAGATCTGCCTGACGAATTGCAGCGCTTCTTCCGTGAATTCGGCATGCCCGGAATGCCGGAAAGCCGTCCTGACAGAAGCCCACGCGGCGAGCGCGGTGAAGGCCGCATGCGCCCGACCTCGCAAGGGTCCGGCTTCTTCATCTCCGAAGATGGATACATTGTCACCAACAACCACGTCATCGACGATGGCCAGATGTTCACGATCGTCATGAATGACGGCACCGAACTCGATGCCAAGCTGGTTGGCAAGGACAGCCGCACCGACCTCGCCCTGCTGAAGGTTGACGATCCGCAGCGCAAGTTCACCTATGTCAAGTTTGACGAGGACACGCCGGTTCGCGTTGGCGATTGGGTCGTGGCCGTCGGCAACCCCTTCGGTCTGGGTGGTACGGTGACCGCCGGCATCATCTCGGCCAGCGGTCGCGATATCGGCTCCGGTCCCTATGACGACTATATCCAGATCGACGCAGCCGTGAACCGCGGCAATTCCGGTGGTCCTGCCTTCAACCTGAGCGGCGAAGTGGTCGGTATCAATACCGCAATCTTCTCGCCATCGGGTGGCAATGTCGGTATCGCCTTCGCTATCCCTGCATCGGTTGCCACGGACGTCATTGCAAAGCTGAAGGAAACAGGCACGGTTTCGCGCGGCTGGCTCGGCGTTCAGATCCAGCCGGTGACGCAGGACATTGCCGACAGCCTCGGACTCTCTGAAGCGCAGGGTGCTCTGGTGGTTGCCCCGCAGGCAGGCTCCCCCGGCGAGAAGGCCGGTATCCGCGAGGGTGACGTCGTGACCGCCGTCAATGGTGAGCCCGTTGAAGATCCGCGTGATCTGGCCCGTCGCATCGCAGCCTTCGCTCCGAACACCACGGTTGACGTGTCGCTCTGGCGCGATGGCAAGTCGATGGAAGTGAAGGTCGATCTCGGCGAACTGCCGACCGAACAGGCCATGGCCGGAACCAGCGAAGACACCGGCGTTCCGGCCACCGAACAGGCGCTTGCCGGCCTCGGCCTCAGCGTGCGTCCGGCTGAAGACGGTGCCGGGCTTTCGATCGTGACCGTTGATCCAGACTCCGAAGCCGCCGACAAGGGCCTGCAGACGGGTGAGAAGATCACCTCGGTCAACAATCAGGAAGTCTCGTCTGCTGCAGACGTAGCCCGTGTTCTCGACCAGGCTAAGAAGGACGGTCGCACCCGTGCGCTGTTCCAGATCCAGTCCGAAAATGGCAGCCGCTTCGTAGCACTGCCGGTCGATCAGGGCTGA
- a CDS encoding bifunctional [glutamine synthetase] adenylyltransferase/[glutamine synthetase]-adenylyl-L-tyrosine phosphorylase, with protein sequence MAATSTIRLADVAEGVVRPLNQTELKSALSQIKDLVREEPVLGEILSEHAVLKDFLAAVFTLSPYLRDIAAFRPALLVEALSKPLEPLLEATVEEARNAWKPQGKGAAPSEAEVMARLRVAKRKLAFVVALADLARLFDARQTTQWLSALADASVAAAIDHLLLSGEDGGKLTLRDRDNPSDGTGVIVLGMGKHGAQELNYSSDIDLVIFFDPDAGVLKAPEDATETYGRMMRRLVRILQERTADGYVFRTDLRLRPDPGSTPLAVPVEAALIYYESRGQNWERAAFIKARPVAGDIKAGEAFLRELVPFVFRKYLDYAAISDIHSIKRQIHAHKGFGAIAVKGHNVKLGRGGIREIEFFAQTQQLIAGGRMPDLRLRPTEAALNALAAARWIDPLTAEELIGCYWFLRDIEHRIQMVHDEQTHMLPETEAELKRIAFMLGFETTAVFGEKLEGVMRSVERRYARLFENEEGLSSATGNLVFTGQKDDPDTLKTLKQLGFERPEDISRVIRTWHYGRYRATQSVEARERLTELTPQLLKTFGESRRADEALLRFDSFLSGLPAGIQLFSLLRNNPPLLDLMVNIMAAAPRLAEIIAQRPHVFDGMLDPSLLVELPTRDYLAARLSGFLTGCRHYEEMLDRLRIFAAEQRFLIGIRLLTGSITGSVAGHAFTDLAGLVIERALQAVVEEMEAAHGRLAGGQVALMGMGKLGSFELTAGSDVDMILLYDHADDVLESDGPKPLDPVRYYTRLTQRLIAAVSAPTAEGVLYEVDMRLRPSGNKGPVATRLRAFEKYQHEEAWTWEHMALSRARLIAGDTALIERAEAIIAAVLASSRDEKKIAADVREMRSLIEKEKPPRDLWDLKLVPGGLIDIEFIAQFLTLVAPARGTTVRTTGLSTAGTLKALSGLMDPNDLDTCLEALRLYTDIAQVTRLCIDGPFDLADVPAGLTDLVARAGESPDIKALTAELKRLSKAVRKVFSTVVVA encoded by the coding sequence ATGGCGGCAACAAGCACGATCCGGCTGGCGGATGTGGCGGAGGGCGTGGTTCGCCCTCTCAATCAGACTGAGCTGAAATCAGCCCTTTCGCAGATCAAGGATCTGGTTCGCGAGGAGCCGGTCCTCGGCGAGATCCTCTCCGAACATGCTGTGCTGAAAGACTTTCTCGCAGCCGTCTTTACCCTGTCTCCCTATCTGCGCGACATCGCGGCCTTTCGTCCCGCTCTTCTGGTCGAGGCGCTGAGCAAACCGCTGGAACCGCTGCTGGAGGCAACGGTGGAAGAGGCGCGCAATGCCTGGAAACCTCAAGGAAAGGGCGCGGCCCCGTCCGAAGCAGAGGTGATGGCACGGCTGAGGGTCGCCAAGCGCAAGCTTGCATTCGTCGTGGCGCTTGCCGATCTGGCAAGGCTGTTTGACGCGCGCCAGACGACGCAATGGCTGAGTGCGCTGGCAGATGCGAGCGTGGCAGCGGCCATCGATCATCTGCTCCTGAGCGGCGAGGATGGCGGCAAGCTGACACTCAGGGATCGCGACAACCCATCGGATGGCACCGGCGTGATTGTCCTGGGCATGGGCAAGCACGGCGCGCAGGAGCTGAATTATTCCTCCGACATTGACCTTGTCATCTTCTTCGACCCGGACGCAGGTGTACTGAAGGCACCGGAGGACGCAACGGAGACCTATGGCCGGATGATGCGGCGTCTCGTGCGGATCCTGCAGGAGCGGACGGCAGACGGCTATGTGTTCCGGACGGATCTGAGGCTGAGGCCCGATCCGGGCTCGACACCCCTGGCCGTGCCTGTCGAGGCGGCCCTCATCTATTACGAAAGCCGTGGTCAGAACTGGGAACGGGCCGCCTTTATCAAGGCCCGTCCCGTGGCCGGTGACATCAAGGCAGGCGAGGCGTTCCTGCGCGAGCTCGTGCCCTTCGTCTTCCGCAAATATCTCGACTATGCAGCGATCTCCGACATTCACTCGATCAAGCGACAGATCCATGCGCATAAGGGCTTCGGCGCGATCGCGGTGAAGGGCCATAACGTCAAGCTTGGGCGCGGTGGCATTCGCGAGATCGAGTTCTTCGCCCAGACCCAGCAGCTGATTGCAGGCGGTCGCATGCCCGATCTGCGCCTGAGGCCGACCGAGGCGGCCTTGAATGCGCTCGCAGCCGCTCGCTGGATCGATCCGCTGACGGCGGAAGAGCTGATCGGCTGCTACTGGTTCCTTCGGGATATCGAGCATCGCATCCAGATGGTGCATGACGAGCAGACGCATATGCTGCCGGAGACCGAGGCGGAGCTGAAACGCATCGCCTTCATGCTGGGCTTCGAAACGACGGCGGTCTTTGGCGAGAAGCTGGAGGGCGTGATGCGCTCGGTCGAGCGGCGCTATGCCCGGCTGTTCGAGAACGAGGAAGGTTTGTCGAGCGCCACCGGCAATCTCGTCTTTACCGGCCAGAAGGACGATCCGGACACGCTGAAAACGCTCAAGCAACTGGGCTTCGAGCGCCCAGAGGATATCTCCCGCGTCATCCGGACCTGGCATTACGGACGCTACCGCGCCACGCAATCGGTCGAGGCTCGCGAGCGTCTGACGGAACTGACGCCGCAATTGCTCAAGACCTTCGGCGAAAGCCGTCGCGCCGATGAGGCGCTGCTTCGTTTTGACAGTTTCCTCTCCGGCCTTCCCGCTGGCATCCAGCTCTTCTCCCTGCTGCGCAACAATCCACCGCTCCTCGACCTGATGGTCAACATCATGGCCGCAGCGCCAAGGCTTGCCGAAATCATCGCCCAGCGACCGCATGTCTTTGACGGCATGCTCGATCCGAGCCTGCTTGTTGAACTGCCGACCCGCGATTATCTCGCTGCACGGCTTTCCGGCTTTCTAACGGGCTGCCGTCACTACGAGGAAATGCTCGACCGGCTGAGGATTTTTGCTGCCGAACAGCGCTTCCTGATCGGTATCCGCTTGCTCACCGGTTCGATTACCGGCTCGGTCGCCGGCCATGCCTTCACCGATCTGGCGGGTCTTGTCATCGAGCGGGCGCTGCAGGCGGTGGTCGAGGAGATGGAGGCCGCCCATGGACGCCTCGCAGGCGGGCAGGTGGCGCTGATGGGCATGGGCAAGCTCGGCTCCTTCGAGCTGACGGCCGGCTCCGATGTCGACATGATTCTGCTCTATGATCATGCCGATGACGTCCTGGAATCGGACGGTCCGAAGCCGCTTGATCCCGTGCGCTATTATACGCGGCTGACACAAAGGCTGATTGCTGCTGTCTCGGCTCCAACGGCAGAGGGCGTGCTCTACGAGGTCGACATGCGGCTTCGTCCATCGGGCAACAAAGGCCCGGTGGCGACACGGCTGAGGGCGTTTGAAAAATACCAGCACGAAGAGGCCTGGACCTGGGAACATATGGCGCTCAGCCGTGCGCGGCTGATTGCCGGAGACACGGCCCTGATCGAGCGCGCAGAAGCGATCATTGCGGCGGTGCTGGCATCAAGCCGGGACGAGAAGAAGATCGCTGCCGACGTTCGGGAGATGCGCTCGCTGATCGAAAAGGAGAAGCCGCCGCGCGATCTCTGGGATCTGAAGCTCGTGCCCGGCGGGCTGATCGATATCGAATTCATTGCCCAGTTCCTGACCCTTGTTGCGCCAGCAAGGGGCACGACCGTGAGAACGACGGGGCTTTCGACGGCGGGCACGCTGAAGGCGCTGTCGGGCCTGATGGATCCGAATGACCTCGATACCTGCCTTGAGGCTTTGCGACTCTACACCGATATCGCGCAGGTGACGCGGCTTTGCATCGACGGACCTTTCGACCTGGCAGACGTTCCGGCGGGTCTCACCGATCTGGTGGCCCGCGCCGGCGAAAGCCCGGACATCAAGGCACTGACTGCCGAGTTGAAGCGCCTGTCCAAGGCAGTCAGGAAGGTGTTTTCGACGGTGGTTGTTGCGTGA
- a CDS encoding response regulator transcription factor, protein MTQSRESVETAESGWTEAVTAAKVARMKILVIEDDLEAAAYMTKAFREAGIVADHASDGESGLFMGSENPYDVMVVDRMLPRRDGLSVISELRKRGVETPVLILSALGQVDDRVTGLRAGGDDYLPKPYAFSELLARVEVLGRRKGKPEQDMVYRVGDLELDRLSHEVKRAGKEILLQPREFRLLEYLMKNAGQVVTRTMLLEHVWDYHFDPQTNVIDVHVSRLRSKIEKDFEKPLLKTVRGAGYMIKDEG, encoded by the coding sequence ATGACGCAAAGCCGCGAGAGTGTTGAAACCGCTGAATCCGGTTGGACGGAGGCCGTGACTGCCGCTAAGGTCGCACGCATGAAAATTCTGGTTATCGAAGACGATCTGGAAGCCGCAGCCTATATGACCAAGGCCTTTCGTGAGGCGGGCATCGTGGCCGATCATGCGAGCGATGGGGAAAGCGGGCTCTTCATGGGCTCGGAGAATCCCTATGATGTCATGGTTGTCGACCGCATGTTGCCCCGCCGCGACGGCTTGTCGGTCATCAGCGAATTGCGCAAGCGGGGCGTGGAAACGCCGGTCCTGATCCTGTCAGCACTTGGTCAGGTGGACGACCGGGTCACGGGTCTGCGCGCCGGCGGAGACGACTACCTGCCGAAGCCCTACGCCTTTTCCGAGCTTCTGGCCCGTGTCGAGGTCCTGGGCCGCCGCAAGGGCAAGCCCGAACAGGACATGGTTTACCGGGTTGGCGATCTGGAGCTCGACCGGCTTTCCCATGAGGTGAAGCGGGCGGGCAAGGAAATCCTGCTGCAGCCACGCGAATTCCGTCTGCTCGAATATCTGATGAAGAATGCCGGCCAGGTGGTAACCCGTACCATGCTGCTCGAACATGTCTGGGATTATCACTTCGACCCCCAGACCAATGTGATCGACGTGCATGTCTCACGCCTGCGCTCGAAGATCGAGAAGGACTTCGAAAAGCCGCTGCTCAAGACCGTGCGCGGTGCTGGATACATGATCAAGGACGAAGGCTGA